The following are from one region of the Candidatus Woesearchaeota archaeon genome:
- a CDS encoding tryptophan--tRNA ligase, whose product MTKAAAHEFTVTPWSVSGTIDYQRLMKEFGTEPITDELLERIKRHTKTLHPFLRRKIFFSHRDLHWLLDEYEKGNPFFLYTGRGPSEHVHLGHITVWQFTKWLQDAFDVELWFQLTDDEKFLFKPQLSLEETHDMAYENALDIIALGFKPKKTFLFTDTEYGKTMYTQALRVAKKLTYSTVKATFGFTDNHNVGQIFYTSMQAVPCFLPSVLKGKNIPCLVPLAIDQDAHFRIARDIIPKLGYPKPAILHQRFLPSLEGSGKMSASEGITIYTTDTPQQVKQKIMKYAFSGGKDTLEEHRKHGGNPDIDVAYQWLTFFEHDDRKLERIYQEYKQGKLLSGELKKILVDTLTTFLTEHQKKREAARKTLSQYILRD is encoded by the coding sequence ATGACAAAAGCAGCTGCTCATGAGTTTACCGTTACTCCCTGGAGCGTCAGCGGTACTATTGATTACCAACGACTGATGAAGGAGTTTGGGACCGAGCCCATTACTGATGAACTTCTTGAAAGAATAAAGCGACACACCAAAACATTGCATCCCTTTCTCAGGCGAAAGATCTTTTTCTCTCATCGTGATTTGCACTGGTTGCTTGACGAATATGAAAAAGGAAATCCCTTTTTCCTGTACACCGGACGGGGCCCCTCTGAGCATGTGCATTTAGGCCATATTACGGTCTGGCAATTCACCAAATGGCTCCAAGATGCCTTTGATGTAGAACTCTGGTTCCAATTAACTGATGATGAAAAATTTCTCTTTAAGCCGCAACTAAGCCTTGAGGAAACTCATGATATGGCTTATGAGAATGCCTTGGATATCATTGCCCTGGGGTTCAAGCCGAAAAAAACCTTTCTGTTTACCGATACTGAGTATGGAAAGACCATGTACACCCAAGCATTACGCGTGGCAAAAAAACTCACCTATTCAACCGTAAAGGCGACCTTTGGTTTTACCGACAATCACAATGTCGGACAGATTTTTTATACCTCGATGCAAGCAGTTCCCTGTTTTTTACCTTCAGTCTTGAAAGGTAAAAATATTCCCTGTCTTGTTCCCTTGGCCATTGATCAGGATGCCCATTTCCGCATTGCCCGTGACATTATTCCTAAATTAGGGTATCCTAAACCAGCCATCCTTCATCAGCGCTTTTTGCCAAGTTTGGAAGGCTCTGGAAAGATGTCTGCCTCGGAAGGCATTACTATCTATACTACTGATACCCCACAACAGGTAAAACAAAAAATAATGAAGTACGCCTTTTCAGGTGGAAAGGATACACTTGAGGAGCATCGAAAGCATGGAGGGAATCCTGATATTGATGTTGCCTATCAGTGGTTGACATTCTTTGAGCATGACGATCGTAAACTTGAACGGATTTATCAGGAATACAAGCAAGGGAAACTTCTGAGCGGAGAACTGAAGAAGATCCTTGTTGACACCCTTACCACTTTTTTAACCGAGCATCAGAAAAAGCGCGAAGCAGCACGCAAAACACTTTCTCAATATATACTTAGAGATTAA